DNA sequence from the Blastomonas fulva genome:
TGCCCGGGTCGAGATCCTCGACCGTGCGGCGCAATTGCGCGAGGTTGGCGCCGACCGAATTGTCGGAGTCCATCGCCTTGACCGGGCGGTCGAGAAAGCGGTTGGACTGCCCTGCGGCATCGCCGATTTCCTTGCGGCCCATATTGGTGATCTGGTCGACACGCTTGCCGAATTCGGGGGAGTTGACGTCCTGCGCCACCAGATCGCTGATGAAGCCCTCGACCTTCTCGTCGAGCTTCGATTTCACGTCATCGGACACCGGCACCAGGCCGGTGGCTTCCGCAGCCGTCACCACGGGCACCGGATCGGGTGCCTCCAGGGTCAGTTTCTTGTCCGCAATCGCAGTTTGCGTTGCCATGCCGTGTGCGCTCCCGTTTCCGCTTTTCGCCCAAAATGAGGCGAGTTGCCCTTTCAGGCAAGCGATAAGTGTTACTGTGTTAATATATCAATACAGTAAGCCAGCGCAAGCGGAATACCGCAGCTGTTGCGCATCACGGCGTGAGCATCTGCCGCACCTTGATCGCGAGCGTGTCAATCTGGAACGGCTTGGTCAGCATGTCCATGCCATGGTCGAGGAAGCCGCTGCGCACCGCTGCGCCCTGGGCATAGCCGGTGACGAACAGCACCTTGAGCCCGGGCCGGGTCTGGCGGGCAATTTCGGCAAGCTGGCGCCCGTTCAATCCGGGCAGCCCGACATCGGAGATCATCAGGTCGATCTGGCGGCTGGTCTGCAGGATGGCGAACGCTTCCTCGGCGTGCTCCGCCTCGCAGGCGGTATAGCCCAGCTCGTCGAGCACGTTGACGATGACCATGCGCACGGCGGCGTCGTCCTCGACCACCAGCACGGTCTCGCCCGCACCCACAGGCATCGAGGCGACCCGCGGCTCTGCGACGACGACCGGCGCGTCGCTGCACGGCACGAACAGCTTGACGCTCGTGCCCACGCCCAGCTCGCTGTAGATGCGCACATGGCCGCCCGATTGCTTGAGGAAGCCGTAGATCATCGACAGCCCCAGCCCGGTACCCTGGCCGATCGGCTTGGTGGTGAAGAACGGTTCGAATACCTTGGTGATGGTCTCCGCGCTCATCCCCTGGCCGTTGTCGGAGACGCTGAGCACGACATAGTCGCCCGGCTGCAGGTCCTCGCCGGTCTGGGCAAAGCCGGGATCCAGCTGCATCGTGGTCGTCTCGATGGTCAGGTGTCCGCCATCGGGCATCGCATCGCGCGCGTTGATACACAGGTTGAGCAGCGCATTTTCGAGCTGGTTGGCATCGGTGCTGGCAGGCGGCAGGCCCGGGACGAGCGCCACCGCGAGGCTCACCTGCTCCCCCAGCGTCCGCCGCAGAAAGTCTTCCATCCCGCGCACCAGCTGGTTGACGTCGGTGGGGCGGATATCGAGCGATTGGCGCCGCCCGAAGGCCAGCAGCCGCGCGGTCAGCGCTGCGGCGCGCTGCGCCGAAGTCTCCGCTGCCTCGAGATAGCGATGGACCTGATCCATCCGGCCCGATTCAAGGAAGCGGCGGATCAGGTCGATGCTGCCGATCACCCCGGTCAGCATGTTGTTGAAATCGTGCGCCAGCCCGCCGGTCAGCTGGCCAATCGCCTCCATCTTCTGCGCTTGGCGCAACGCCTCGGCGGTCACCTCGCGTTCTGCGATGGCCTCGGCAATCCGCTGTTCGAGCGTCTCGTTCAGCTCGTGCAGTTCCTGCTCGGAACGGCGTCGGTCCGTGATATCCGTGAACAGCGCAGCGACGTGATGATCGGCAGGATCGCCGATGCGGAAGGCGTGGACATCGAACCACCTGTTGTCCAGCGCGCTGGCGATGTGCTGCACCCGCCTGGACTGCCCGGTCAGGTCGACCTCTCCGTACAGATCCAGCCAGTACTGTTCGACACCGGGCAACGCATCGCGAACCCACCGGTCTTCGACGTCGCTCAGGCCGGTATGGGTGGAAAATGCCCGGTTGACCTCGACAAAGCGATAATCGGCGGCGCGACCATCAGCGTCATAGCGCATCTGGAGCACGGAGATGCCGGCATCGACGGCATTGAACAGGTGCCGATAATGCTCCTCGCTGGCGGTGCGCGCGGTTTCGGCGGCAATCCGGCTGGCGATTTCCGCTTCCAGAACGGCCGAGCGCTCGTCGCGCTGGACGATCGCACGGCGCAGATCCAGCTGCGTCATCACCTGCCGCGCCAGCACCTCAAGCGTCAGCCTCTGCCGCGCGGTGATGCCCTCGGGTCTCGGCTTACTGTCGAGCACGCACACCGTACCCAGCGGCAGGCCTTCCTCGGTCCTGAGGAGCGCGCCCGCATAAAAGCGCAGGCCGCCTTCGGCCTGAACCAGCGGATTGCTGTCGAAGCGCGAATCGAGCAGCGTGTCGGGGACAATGAACATGTCGTCCTGCAGCAGCGCATGCGCGCAGATCGAGACATCCAGCGGCAGTTCGCGCGCGCCGATACCGATCTCCGCCTTGAACCATTGCCGGTCCGACGCGATCAGGTTGACCACTGAAATGGGGGCGTCGAACACATCGCTGGCCAGCCGGACTATGTCCTCAAACTCGGGCTCGCGCGGCGTGTCGAGAATGCCGTATCGCAACAGCGCAGCCAGCCGGTCGGACTCGGTCCAACCGGGGGGCGGGCTGCGGTCGGGCGGCGCAATCGATGTCACGGATTGACAGCTAACATGTTTCCTCCGGTTTGATCATCAATTTTGCGCCACATCCAACAGCTGGTGGCGCAACCGGTTCCACAAGCGCTCCAGGTGCTTTGGCGCAGGCGTCACAGGGGCTGCGGGGTGCGCACCTCAAAGGGCGCGCACCCCGCATATCCTTCAGGCGCCCATGTCCCACAATGCGGAGCACACCACCGCTAGCAGCACGAAGATCACCAGCAGCACGGCGATTTCCTTGGGAGCATGCGATAGCGCCTTTGCCTGCTCCTGCTCGAACGCCGCGATCTTGTAGCGGATGGTCTCGTCGCCCTTGAGCAGGCCGATCTCAAGCAGTGGGCCCGATTTCAGATAGTCCGTCAGCGCGCGCCGCTCCTCGCTGGTGATGTCGGGGTAGCGTCTGAACAGCGCCTTGACCCGCTGCTTGCGGGCGGTGTCGTCCTGCTCGTCGGGGGTGCCGGGCAGAGCGGGCACGGGTTGTTGATCGATCATGTCGTGTCTTTCGGGATGAAAATGTCGTGAAAATGCGAAAGGCGCGCGCCACCCCGCGCGGGACGCGCAGGCGCCCGAACCGCTGGAACAGTGTCGCGGGGGTTCGTCGTTCAGAAGCGGGAAGCGCCTGGGGTCAGCTGAGCGCAGGAGGCGCGCGCGGGCCGGATCCTGCACGGACAAAGGCAGGCATCGCCGCCTGTGACAGGTCGAACGCGGGGTCTGCCGGTGCGAAATGCAGTCGAGGCAGCGGGCCGAATGGTGTCGGCGGAAGCGTTGCCAGCCCATCGCCGCCGGTCAGCGCCGGCCGCTGGCGGGCCTCTTGCGCGGCGCTGGCAAAGGCCTGCTCGTTTTCATCGCGGTTGAGCGCAACCTGGGTCGTGGCCGGGTTGAACGCCGAGCCCACTATCTGGCTTGCGGGCAGCGCGCCGGGCAGCAAGGCGCTGGCAAGCGCGACGAACAGCGCAACGATAAGCCCGCTCGCCCAGGCGCGGTGCCGCGCGAGCGGAGAATCCGGCTCGGGCGCGACGCGGCGCATCGGAGACTGGGGCTCGGGCATGGCCAGACCTATAGGCCCGCGGGCACCGGCGGTAAACCCGTGCAGCCCGGGCCGGGCTGTGGGACCGGCGGTCAGGCCGCCAGTTCGTAGGGCTGGATTTCGCCCGAGAGGTAGAGGTTGCGCGCCTTGGCGCGGCTCAATTTGCCCGAGGAGGTGCGCGGCAACGTGCGCGGCGGCACCAGCTCGATCACGCAGTTCATGCCGGTGATCGAGCGCACCTTTTCGCGGATCTCGTCGCGCAGGCGGCGGCGTTCGCCTTCGTCGGTGGTGCGGCACTGCACCAGCACCGCGGGCGCCTCTTCGCCGGCGGGCGTGGTGATCGAGAACGCGGCAATGTCGCCCGACTTGAAGCCGGGCAGCTGCTCCACCGCCCATTCGATGTCCTGCGGCCAGTGGTTCTTGCCGTTGATGATGATCATGTCCTTGGCGCGGCCGACGATATAGAGATAGCCGTCGACCATGTAGCCCATGTCGCCGGTGTCGAGCCAGCCGTCGATCAGGCACGCTTCGGTCGCCTCGGGATCGCGGAAATAGCTGTGCATGATCGAGGGGCCTGCGGTCCAAACCTTGCCGATCTCGCGATCTGCCAGCACCACGCCATCGGGATTGCGGATCTCGATCGACATGCCGCGGCAGGCCTTGCCGCAATTGACGATCGAGCGGTAGCGCTTGGGCTTGCTCGCATCGACCGGCGCGCCCGACAGGCGCTGTTCCTCGACCAGATCGACGACGATGCCTTCGCCCGGCGGCATCAGCGTGACCGCAAGCGTCGCTTCGGCGAGGCCATAGCTGGGCAGGAACGCGCTGGCCTTGAAGCCTGCTGGCGCGAACGCGTTGACGAAGCTCTGCATCACATCGGGGCGGATCATGTCCGCGCCGTTGCCCGCCAGCCGCCAGCGCGACAGGTCGAAGCGTTCCTCGACCCGCGACTGGCTACCGATGCGACGCGCGCAGATGTCATAGCCGAAGGTCGGGGAATAGCTGCACGAGGTGCCGGGGTTGCGGCTGATCAGATCGAGCCAGGCGAGGGGACGCCGCGCGAAATCCTCGGTCTTGAGGTAATCGGTCGAGACCTGGTTGGCGACCATCGAGAGCATGCAGCCGACCAGCCCCATGTCGTGATACCAGGGCAGCCACGAGATGCAGCGGTCGCTTTGCGCGATGTGCATGCCGTGCGCGTGCGCCGCCAGATTGCTCAGCAGCGCGGCATGGGTGACCGCAACGCCGTGCGGGAAGCGGGTCGATCCGCTGGAATATTGCAGATAGCAGATATCGTTCGAGCTTGCCTGCGGCAGCGCGACATCCGTGACGGCGTCAGTGGTAAAGCCTTCCCAGTCGATCCCCGCAACGCCGCAGCGCTGGGCCGCCTCGCCGCCCATCTCGGCAAGTTCGGCCGGATAGAACAGGAACTTGGGGTCGCTGGAGCGCAATTGCACGCCCAGCTGCTCGACATAGCTTTCCTTGCCGCCGAAGCTGGTCGGCAAAGGCAGCGGCACCGGCCAGGCACCGGCATAGACCGAGCCGAAGAACAAGGCGGCAAACTCCGCGCTGGTTTCGGCGACGATGGCGATGCGATCGCCCGGCACCACGCCGCGCGCGATCAGCCGCCGGGCATGCGCCCGCGCATCGCTGCGCAGCTCGCTGAACGGATAGGGCCGCACCAGGGTGCCGCGCGGATCGTGGAAGTTGAAGCCGCGTGTTCCGCCCGCCGCATAATCGAGCGCTTCGCCCAGTGTCGAGAAATCGGCAAAGCGTCGCGCCAGAGTATCGGCGGTCGGTGTCGGCTGCAAATCAGTCATGCGTTTTAACCCGTTGCTTTCCTGTGCGCGGTGCCTGTTGTCCGGCATCTCACGCATGATGGGCAGATCGTGTGCGGTCTGCCCCGTGTTCAATGGCTCGGCGATGAACAGGGCGCGGCGCGCGCAGGTCCATCCCCAAAATACTCCAGCCGCCGCTCTAGCCGACGACAGGCGTTCTAATTTCGGCCCGACTGTGGCACAAAAAAGGCGCATGTTTTCCAGATCGCGATCCGACCGGGCCGAACGCCGCCCGCCCAAGCCGCTCAACGAGACGAGCCTGAAGGATCTTGCTCTGCATTATCTGGGGCGCTTTGCCTCGACCCGCGCGAAACTGGTGCAGTATCTTGAGCGCAAGCTGCGCGAGCGCGGCTGGGATGGCGATACCCCGCCCGATCTGGTGGCGCTGGCCGACCGGTGCGCGGAACTGGGCTATGTCGACGATGCTGCCTATGCCGCGATGAAGGGCGGGGCGCTGCTGCGCCGGGGCTATGGCGCGCGGCGGGTGGAGCAGGCGCTGCAGGCGGCAGGCGTCAAGGAGCCCGATCGCGACGAAATGCGCAGCGCGGGCAGGGACCAGGCGGTGAGCGCCGCGCTGGCCTTCGCCAGGCGCAAGCGGGTCGGCGCCTTTGCCGACCAGCCCGCCGATCCGGACAAACGCCGCAAGCAGCTGCAGGCATTTATCCGGGCGGGGCATGATTTTGCACTCGCCCGGCGCATCGTTTTCGCCGATAGCATGGAAGAGATTGCGGGGCTGGAAGAGGACTTCGGGAGAGAATGATGGTCATGAAATGGTGCGCCACGACGATTGCGACACTCGCACTGGTCGCCTGCAACGCCACCGCCCCCAGCGATGCGATCGCGCAGCGGCCAGCCGCAGACGCCGGCACGCTGTCGCCCGCCGGGCTGCAGCTCGTACCGTTGACCATTGATAGCAAGGGCAAGCGCCACACCTTCACGGTCGAGGTCGCAGGCACCTCGCAGGAACAGGCGCAAGGGCTCATGTTCCGCACCGAACTCGCGCCAGATGCGGGGATGATCTTCCCGTTCCCCACCCTCAAGCCCGCCAGCTTCTGGATGAAGAACACCGTGATCCCGCTCGACATCATCTTCGTGCGTGCCGATGGCAGCATCGAGAGCATCGCGGCCAACACCACGCCCTATTCGCTCGATGCGGTGAGCTCGCAGGGACCGGTCGCTGCGGTGCTGGAGCTTGCCGGCGGCCGCGCAGCACAGCTGGGGATCAAGCCCGGCGATATCGTCAAATGGCAAACCAGGCGCTGAGCACCGCATCATGGCCGCACGCAAACGCGGGTTTCTGGCCCGGCTGATCGCACTGGTGTTCAAGCTGATCTTCGGCTTTGTCGCCTTATCGCTGCTGATGGTGGTGATCTACCGGTTCGTGCCGCCGCCGACCACGATCACCATGCTGACCGACAGCAATGGCGCGACCCGCGACTGGACTCCGATCGAGCGGATCGACCGCAACATGGTGGCAGCCGCGATCGCGGCGGAGGACGGCAAGTTCTGCACCCATAGCGGGTTCGACCGCGAGGCGATCGAGGCCGCCGTGCGACGCAACGCGCAGGGCGGCCGCATCCGCGGCGGATCGACGATCAGCCAGCAGACCGCAAAGAACGTGTTCCTCTGGCAGAATGGCGGCTTCTTCCGCAAGGGGCTGGAAGCCTGGTTCACGGTGCTGATCGAGACGATCTGGGGCAAGCGCCGGATCATGGAGGTCTATCTTAACGTCGCCGAGACAGGCATCGGCACCTATGGGGTCGAGGCGGGCGCGCAGCGCTATTTCGGCAAGGGCGCAGGCTCGCTCAGCCGCGACGAGGCCGCGCGCATGGCCGCAGCGCTGCCGCTCCCCAAGAAGCGGTCGGTCAAGAGCCCGAGCGGCTTTGTGCGGCGCTATGGCAACAACATCGCGCGGCGCATCCGGATCGTCCAGCGCGACGGGCTCGACGCCTGCACGCGGTGACTGATCAGCCTTCGGAAGAGGCTGTGCTTTCCGGGCCGTCATAATCGATCGCTGCGGCCGCTGCGCCGGACATGATGAAGCCGATCGGCCGGTCGATTTCCTCGTGCAGATGCCCGATCAGGCTTGCGGTGCGCGCGAGCAGCGAGATGCCCTTCAAGGCTCCGACCGGAAAGCCGACATCGAGCATCACCGCAGGGATCGCGCCGTTGACGTTGATCGGCAGCGGACGCCCCAGCGTCTCGGGAAGGCAATCGCGCAGCGCATACAACATGCCGATATGCTCGCCGACGATGCCGTGCTCCTCGGCCATCTTCAGCAGCAGCAGCGCACGCGGATCGCCCGCGGAGTGCTGCGGGTGGCCGAAGCCGGGGATCGCCTGTCTGGTCGCACGCAGCGTGCGGACGCCATCCGATGCGATCTCGGCCGGCGTTCCCTCGCCGCTGCGCACCTTGGCCACCAGATCGGCATAGAAGCGCCCGGCAACCTCCGCGCTGCCCAGCACCACCGATCCGCAGCCCAGCAGGCCTGAAGCGACCGCACCGTGAAACGCTTCGGGCGCGGCGGCGTAAGTCATCCGCGCAGCGACCACGCTGGGCACCAGCCCGTGTTCGGCGATCGCCGCCAGCACGGCGTTGGCGAACAGCTTCTGCACATCGGTCGGTTCGCCGCCCGTTACCAGCAGCCAGAAATAGCTGGTGAAGTCCATCTTGCCGATGATGTCGTCGCACAGATCGCGCCCACGCACGGTGATGCTGCTGGCATCCGATGTGCAGATGGCGGTGAAGGGAGCGTCCTGCTTGCCGATGCGCATGAAAAGAGTCCTTTGCGTTGCTCTGCTGCCGGGCCGGGGCCCCGGGTTAGATAAATTCGATTTACGAAGTTGATTTCGTATATCGAATTTTCTATGGGTGGGTGTCAGGGAGAAGTCAATATGGCCAAGCCGCTTGCCAATGTCACCGTGCTCGAAATGGGCACGTTCATCACCGGGCCCGCCGCTGGCATGATGCTCGCCGACATGGGTGCGGATGTCATCAAGGTCGAGCGGCCCGATGGCGGCGATCCGTTCCGCGCGTTTCGCGGCGGGCTCTACAGCCCCCATTTTCAGACCTACAACCGCAACAAGCGCTCGATCACGCTCGATACCCGCGGCGGTGCCGATCTCGAGGCGTTCGACCGGCTGATCGCTAGCGCCGATGTCTTCATCCAGAATTTCCGACCCGGCGTCGCCGACAAGCTCAATGTCGACCCCGAACGGCTGCGCGGCATCAATCCCCGGCTGATCTATCTGTCGATCTCGGGCTTCGGCGCGACCGGTCCCGATCGCGACCGCC
Encoded proteins:
- a CDS encoding response regulator translates to MTSIAPPDRSPPPGWTESDRLAALLRYGILDTPREPEFEDIVRLASDVFDAPISVVNLIASDRQWFKAEIGIGARELPLDVSICAHALLQDDMFIVPDTLLDSRFDSNPLVQAEGGLRFYAGALLRTEEGLPLGTVCVLDSKPRPEGITARQRLTLEVLARQVMTQLDLRRAIVQRDERSAVLEAEIASRIAAETARTASEEHYRHLFNAVDAGISVLQMRYDADGRAADYRFVEVNRAFSTHTGLSDVEDRWVRDALPGVEQYWLDLYGEVDLTGQSRRVQHIASALDNRWFDVHAFRIGDPADHHVAALFTDITDRRRSEQELHELNETLEQRIAEAIAEREVTAEALRQAQKMEAIGQLTGGLAHDFNNMLTGVIGSIDLIRRFLESGRMDQVHRYLEAAETSAQRAAALTARLLAFGRRQSLDIRPTDVNQLVRGMEDFLRRTLGEQVSLAVALVPGLPPASTDANQLENALLNLCINARDAMPDGGHLTIETTTMQLDPGFAQTGEDLQPGDYVVLSVSDNGQGMSAETITKVFEPFFTTKPIGQGTGLGLSMIYGFLKQSGGHVRIYSELGVGTSVKLFVPCSDAPVVVAEPRVASMPVGAGETVLVVEDDAAVRMVIVNVLDELGYTACEAEHAEEAFAILQTSRQIDLMISDVGLPGLNGRQLAEIARQTRPGLKVLFVTGYAQGAAVRSGFLDHGMDMLTKPFQIDTLAIKVRQMLTP
- a CDS encoding fatty acyl-AMP ligase, producing the protein MTDLQPTPTADTLARRFADFSTLGEALDYAAGGTRGFNFHDPRGTLVRPYPFSELRSDARAHARRLIARGVVPGDRIAIVAETSAEFAALFFGSVYAGAWPVPLPLPTSFGGKESYVEQLGVQLRSSDPKFLFYPAELAEMGGEAAQRCGVAGIDWEGFTTDAVTDVALPQASSNDICYLQYSSGSTRFPHGVAVTHAALLSNLAAHAHGMHIAQSDRCISWLPWYHDMGLVGCMLSMVANQVSTDYLKTEDFARRPLAWLDLISRNPGTSCSYSPTFGYDICARRIGSQSRVEERFDLSRWRLAGNGADMIRPDVMQSFVNAFAPAGFKASAFLPSYGLAEATLAVTLMPPGEGIVVDLVEEQRLSGAPVDASKPKRYRSIVNCGKACRGMSIEIRNPDGVVLADREIGKVWTAGPSIMHSYFRDPEATEACLIDGWLDTGDMGYMVDGYLYIVGRAKDMIIINGKNHWPQDIEWAVEQLPGFKSGDIAAFSITTPAGEEAPAVLVQCRTTDEGERRRLRDEIREKVRSITGMNCVIELVPPRTLPRTSSGKLSRAKARNLYLSGEIQPYELAA
- a CDS encoding regulatory protein RecX, coding for MFSRSRSDRAERRPPKPLNETSLKDLALHYLGRFASTRAKLVQYLERKLRERGWDGDTPPDLVALADRCAELGYVDDAAYAAMKGGALLRRGYGARRVEQALQAAGVKEPDRDEMRSAGRDQAVSAALAFARRKRVGAFADQPADPDKRRKQLQAFIRAGHDFALARRIVFADSMEEIAGLEEDFGRE
- a CDS encoding DUF192 domain-containing protein, which encodes MMVMKWCATTIATLALVACNATAPSDAIAQRPAADAGTLSPAGLQLVPLTIDSKGKRHTFTVEVAGTSQEQAQGLMFRTELAPDAGMIFPFPTLKPASFWMKNTVIPLDIIFVRADGSIESIAANTTPYSLDAVSSQGPVAAVLELAGGRAAQLGIKPGDIVKWQTRR
- the mtgA gene encoding monofunctional biosynthetic peptidoglycan transglycosylase yields the protein MAARKRGFLARLIALVFKLIFGFVALSLLMVVIYRFVPPPTTITMLTDSNGATRDWTPIERIDRNMVAAAIAAEDGKFCTHSGFDREAIEAAVRRNAQGGRIRGGSTISQQTAKNVFLWQNGGFFRKGLEAWFTVLIETIWGKRRIMEVYLNVAETGIGTYGVEAGAQRYFGKGAGSLSRDEAARMAAALPLPKKRSVKSPSGFVRRYGNNIARRIRIVQRDGLDACTR
- a CDS encoding citryl-CoA lyase → MRIGKQDAPFTAICTSDASSITVRGRDLCDDIIGKMDFTSYFWLLVTGGEPTDVQKLFANAVLAAIAEHGLVPSVVAARMTYAAAPEAFHGAVASGLLGCGSVVLGSAEVAGRFYADLVAKVRSGEGTPAEIASDGVRTLRATRQAIPGFGHPQHSAGDPRALLLLKMAEEHGIVGEHIGMLYALRDCLPETLGRPLPINVNGAIPAVMLDVGFPVGALKGISLLARTASLIGHLHEEIDRPIGFIMSGAAAAAIDYDGPESTASSEG